The sequence below is a genomic window from Longimicrobium sp..
GACCTGATGCAGCGCCACGGCATCACCGCGGCCGCGCTGGCCACGATGGGCGGCGGGGGCGCTCCGGTCTCGCCATCGTACGCCGCGCTGCTGGAGCAGCTGATGCGCGCGGCGGAGGCGGATTACGCGCTGGCGCTCGCGGCCATTCCGCGGCTGCCGGACTTCTTCCAGCGCCCCGTGGCCGTCGCCGCGCACGTGTACCGCGGCATCCACGGCGCCATCCGCCGCAACGGCTACGACAACCTGCGCCTCCGCGCGCGCACCACCGCGCCGGGGAAGGCGCTGCTCGCCGCACGCGCCCTGTGGGAGCTGCGCGGCTGTAGAAGGGCGAATGAATTCGCGGCAACAACGGCCCAAAGTCCGCCTTCGCGGACTCGTTCCGCACCATCGCCGCGGCTCCGAGCCGAAGGTGCCTCCTCGATGGTGCTTCGAAGCCACTCGTCACCGATGTCGCAGTAGTCGAGCAACACAGAAATGAAGCGGGAGATCGAGTGGGACGAGCAAGGACGGGAATCATCACCATCATCCTCATCACCACCGCCGCGCTGGCGCTCGCCGGCGCGCCGCTGCGCGCGGATGCGCCACATCCGCATCTCCCCGCGCCTGCAGTGACGGGGGACGAGCGCGTGGACCTGGCGCCGCTGCGCGACCTGTATCTCCAGTCCGTGCGGGACTCGCGCGCCATCGCGAAGGGGATGGAGGAGATTGAGCGGGTGCGGGCGCGCGCCGCCGTGCAGGCGGGGACGCCGCTGGACGCGACGCTGACGGCGTACCGCGGCGCTCTGGTGACCCTGCGCGCCAAGCACGCGTTCTGGCCCGCGCAGAAGCTGCGGTTCCTGCGCGAGGGGCTGGCCATCCTGGACGCCACCATCGCCGCGCACCCGGAGCACGCCGAGGCGCGCTACCTGCGGCTGATGAGCTGCTACTACCTTCCCGGCATCCTGGGGCGCGGCGGCAGCGTCCGTGAGGACTTCGCCGCGCTGGCGCGTCTGCTGCCCCTGGTGCGCGCGCAGTATCCGCCACCGCTGTACGACGCGATCGCGCGGTTCGTGGTGGAGCGCGGACGCCTTCCCGCGGCCGAGCGCCAGGCGCTGGAGGCTACCCTGAAGCGTGCCGATGCGTAGCCGTTTCTCGCCCGCCGCGCTGCGGACCTTCGAGCTCTTCTTCCGCCCCTGGCAGCGCCGCCGCATCGCCGCGACGCTCGTTTCCGGGCTGCCGCGCGCGCTCCCGGCGGAGGTGCCGCTGGTGCTGGCGGCACAGCACGTGAGCTGGTGGGACGCCTTCACGCTGCGCGAGGTGCACCGCATCCTCCGCCCCGGCGCGCCCATCTACTCGCTCATGGCCGAGCGCGAGCTGCGGCGCTTCCCCCTCTTCGCGCTGATCGGGGCGTTCGGAATGGATCCCGCGCGCCCCGCGTCCGTGCTGCACGCCGTGCGCTGGCTGGCCGCAAGGGTGCGCGAGCGCCCGGACGCGACCGTCATCTTCTTCCCGCAGGGGCGCATCTGGCCATCGCACCGGCGGCCACTGGGGTTCCGCAGGGGGATCGAGGTGTTCGCGCGCCGGCTCGGCCCCTGCGCCGTCCTCCCCGTCGCGCTGCACCACGAGCCGCTGAACGCGCCCGCGCCGACGGTCGTCGTCTCCGCCGGCGCGCCGGTGATGGCCGATGGGGAGATCGACCACCGCGCGATCGAATCCGCCGTGGAAGCCGAATCGGACCGCATCCTGGACTTCCTTTCGCGCCACGGGGAGGACGCGCCGCGCCGCTGGCCGGGGCCGTTCGAGCGCCTCGAATCTCCCTCCGTCCCCATCCAGTCGCCCGCGGTGCGATGACGGTCCTCACGATCCTGGACGCCGCCTCCGCCGCGCTGCTGGCGGGGACGCTGATCGTCGCGCTCGCCAACCTGTTGAGCGCGCCGAGGTTGGAGCGTGCGGGCGAGCCGCGGGCGACGCCGCTCGTCAGCATCCTGGTCCCCGCGCGCGACGAGGCGGCGAACCTGCGCGCGCATCTCCCGCTCCTGCTCGCGTCCGATTATCCGCGGCTCGAAGTGATCGTGCTGGACGACGGGTCGGGGGATGACACCGCCGCGGTCGCCCAGTCGTTCGCGCGCGGAGATGCCCGGCTACGCGTAGTCCGCGGAGCCGATCTCCCGCCGGGATGGCTGGGGAAGTGCTGGGCCTGCGCGCAGCTCGCCCGCGAGGCCCGCGGCGACGTCCTGCTCTTCTGCGACGCCGACGTGGCCGCCGGCCCGCGCGCCGTCGCCCGCACCGTGGCGGCGATGGAGCGCCACGACGCGACGGTGGTGACGGCGATTCCGCGGCACCGGCTGGAGACGTGGGCCGAGGCCGCGGTGGTGCCGCTCGTCGCGCAGCTTCCCGTCGCCGCCACGCTGCCGCTTGCGCTGGTGCCGCGCGTCCCCGCGCCGTCGCTGTCGATGGCGAACGGGCAGTGGCTCGCCTTCAAGCGCGACGCATACGCCTGGGCCGGCGGCCATGCATCCGTCCGCGGCGAGGTGCTGGAGGACGTGCACCTCGGCCGCGCGGCGAAGCGCGCCGGGCTGCGCCTGGTCGCCACGGTGGCCGCAAGCGACCTGTCGGTGCGGATGTACTCGGGGTGGCGCGAGGTGCGCGCGGGGTTCGGCAAGAACCTCTACGCGCTGTTCGGCGCGCGCCCGCTACCGTTCGTCACGGGAGTGTGCGTCGTCCTGCTCGCTGCGGTGTATCCTTGGATGGCGGCGGTGCGGGGAAGCACTGCGGCGCTCGGACTGCTGGGGATGCTGCTCGCCGTCCGCGCCTCCGGTGCGATCCTCTTCCGCCAGCGGTGGACAACGGTCGCGCTGCATCCGCTCGGCGTGCTGCTGGCGCTCGGGATCGCGATAGATTCGTACCGCACGCGCGGCCGCATCACCTGGCGCGGCCGGACGGTGCGGGTGGGGGCGATGGAGCGCGGCGGGATGAAAGGGAAGTCCCAAGTCCTGAGTCCTAAGTCCTAAGTAGCACGGAAGATAACATTTGTCACTTAGGACTTGGGACTCAGGACTCAGGACTTCTGTTCGACCTGAAATCGGAGCAAATCGCCGGATGGTGGACGCGCGGGAGACGGTGGTCCTGGTCGACGAGCACGACCGCGAGGTGGGGCTGGCGCCCAAGCTGGACGCCCACGTGAGCGGCGCGCTGCACCGCGCGTTCAGCGTGTTCGTGCTGAACGCGCGCGGCGAGGTGCTGCTGCAGCGCCGCGCCGACGGCAAGTACCACTGCGGCGGCCTGTGGACCAACACCTGCTGCGGCCACCCGCGCCCCGGCGAGCCCGTGGCCGCCGCCGCCCGCCGCCGCCTGCGCGAGGAGATGGGCTTCGACTGCGTGCTGGCCTCCGCCGGCGCCTTCGTTTACCGCGCCGATGTCGGCGGCGGGCTGCGGGAGCACGAGTACGACCACGTGTTCATCGGCCGCCACGACCTGGCGCCCGCGCCGGACGCCGAAGAGGCCAGCGACTGGCGCTGGCAGTCGCCCGATTCCGCCCTCGCCGAGGCCGAGGCGCATCCGGAGCGCTTCACCCCCTGGTTCGCCCTCGCCCTCCGCAAACTCATCGAGCGCCGCGGCGGGGATCTGGCCGCGTAAACCGGCACTCCATTTCAACGCACACAAAGACGTCATCCTGAGGCCGGCCACGCTGAAACCGTTTCTGCGCAATCGCTTGCAGGCCGAAGGATCTACAGGCGAGGTCGCACGTGCGGTTCCGGATCGCACGATCGGATCGATGCCCGGATTCGGAGATTGTGCAGAGAAATGCGAGCCGCAGAGGAATCGAATCCCCCTGCGGCTCTTTCGATGCTGCTTGTGCGCGGCGCCTTCGGTGCGGAGCTTGGTCACACATCCGGACGAAGGGCCCGGTGTGTCGCCTCGGCGGACGTGCGGAGACGGGGTATGGATCCTTCGGCCTGCAACGTCCTGTGCGGAAACCGGTTGCGGCGTGGCCGGCCTCAGGATGACGTCCGGCGGGAGAGGCGGGAGAAATCACCAAAAGAGGGGATGGGGACCGATGAACGTGCTGCTGTTCGGCGCTACGGGGATGGTGGGGCAGGGGGCCCTGCGCGAATGCCTGCTCGATCCCGGCGTGGGGCGCGTGGTCGCCGTCGGGCGGCGGGCGACGGGGCAGCAGCACGAGAAGCTGCGCGACCTGGTGGTCCGCGACATCGGCGACCTGTCCGCCGTCGAAGGGCAGCTGGCGGGCTTCGACACGTGCATCTTCGCCGTGGGCGTCACGTCGGCGGGGATGGACGAGGCGGACTACACGCGGCTGACGTACGACCTGACGCTGGCGGTGGCGGGAACGCTCGCGCGGCTGAACCCCGCGATGACCTTCATCTACGTGTCGGGGACGGGCGCGGACAGCAGCGAGCAGGGGCGGGTGATGTGGGCGCGCGTGCGCGGGAAGACGGAGAACGCGCTCATGAAGATGCCGTTCGAGGCGGTGTACATCTTCCGCCCCGCGGTCATCATCGCGCTGCACGGAATCACCTCGTCGACGCGCATGTACCGCGTCCTGTATGCGGTGCTGCGGCCGCTTCTTCCGGTGCTGAAGAGGGTCATCCCCAGCAAGGTCACCACCACCGAGCAGATGGGCCGCGCGCTGCTCGCCGTCGCGCGCCGGGGCTACCCCACGCCCATCCTCGAATCGCGCGACATCATCGTCGTCGCAACCGGCGCGGGCTGAAAAGAAATCTGTGGCGTCGATCGTTTCGCGACGCTTGCATCGGCCGGCGCCAGACGTTTATCTTGCAGTTCCAGCCATCATGCCCGCGGCCGATCCCATCTTCCACCGGCCGAATCCACCCGTCCATCCCCGTTCATGACCCTCCACACCGACGGGTCGCCCGCGCCCACGCGCCGCGTCGAGATCCACGTGACGCCCGCCCGCGCCGTTCCCGAGCCGCCCCATCCGCTCGACTCCATCCTCCCCTCGTCGCTCTGGGCGGGGCTGCCGGCCACACTGGCCGTGATGGCCGCCGGCGTCTACATCACGCGCTCGCCGCTCGCGGGGATCTTCGGGGGGATGTGCTTCGCGGGGCTGTGCTGGGCGCTGGCGCTGCTGGTAAACCTGGGCTCGCCTGCGCGGTCGGCGCGCGCGCCGGTGTTCGCGGCGGCGGTGATGCTGCCGCTGGCCGGGGCGATGTGCCTGCACGCCAGATCGCGATGGGCGCAGTACGACGCCGACGTGACGGCGCTGACGGCGCGCTCGGGGCCGCAATTCGTGGCCCGGCTGATCGGCGACGCGCCGTTCCTGTACCGCATCCCCACCATCCACGCGATGCGGCTGTGCGCCGACGACGCCTACGCGTACGGGCAGTTCGTGACCGGGCAGTACGGGCTGAACGACGGGCTGGGCGTGCCGGGGTGGCCCACGGACGACTACATGGCGCACCCGTCGCGATATCCGCGGGTTTCGGAGTGGTTCACGAGCTTCGGGCATGCCAGTGAGGCGCTGCGCCGCTCGTTCGGCGAATACTTCATCGAGCGCGGCGAGGCGCACTTCCGCGAGGCCGGCATCCCCGCGCCGGTGGTGAAGGAGATCGTCCGCGGGATGCGCGAGGCGCTGCGGACGCCCGACGCGACGCGCTCGTTCGACGCGATGGACCGCTTCGCCGCGGCGGGGCTGGCGCTGGACAATGTCCTGCGCGCGGAGGAGATCCAGGCGCAGCAGAGCTGGTCGTACCGGGTCCGCTTCCGCGACGAGGGCGCCGCCGGGGAGGTGAACCGCCGGATCGAGGCGCTGAAGGAGGCGCAGCGGCAGCTGGCGGAGTACGACACCCCCGGCCAGCAGCCCGCGCCGTCCGCCGCGCCGTAATACCGAATCCGGGCTGCAAGCGCTTGCGCTGAACCGGGATGCGGCGCGGATGGCACCCCGCACCGGCGACTGAAAGTCGCAGCAACAACTACGGGAAGCCTCGCAAACTGCGCGAGGCTGATCCGCTCATTCCGCGGCCTCCGCGCTCACGACCGAGGTTCGGCTCCACCGGAAGTCCGCGAAGGCGGACTGCGTGCCGTTGTAGCCGCGAGTTCACTCGCATTTTCGCGCAACAACGTATCCGCGGCGCGCTGTTCATCCCCCGCCTTCGCTCGCCTTCGCGATCAGTTCGCGCCGGCGCCGCCATCCGAATCCCCCTCCGCTTTTCCATCCCCCGGCCCCGCCACGCACGCAGCCGCGCGGCCCAGCAGCAGGTCCTGCTCGCGCTTGTTCTGCGTGAGCGAGGCGGCGCGCTCGAACTCGGCCTTCGCCTCGTCCAGGCGGCCGAGCTTGAACAGGAAGTCGCCGCGGACGCTGGGGAGGAGGTGATACGACTTCAGCGTGGGGTCGTCCACCAGCGTGTCCACCACCGCCAGCCCCGCCGCCGGCCCGAACGCCATCGCCAGCGACACCGCGCGGTTCAGCTCCACCACCGGCGAGGGCGCCAGCCGCGACAGCGCGCCGTACAGCGCGGCGATGCGCGCCCAGTCGGTGTCGGCGGCGGTGCGGGCGCGGGCGTGGCAGGCGGCGATGGCGGCCTGCAGCGCGTACGGCCCCAGCGCGCCGCCGAGCGCTTCGGCGCGCTCCAGAGCCGCCAGCCCGCGCCCGATCAGCAGCCGGTCCCAGCGCGAGCGGTCCTGGTCCAGCAGCAGCACCGGCTGGCCGCCGGGGCCGATACGCGCCCGCAGCCGCGACGCCTGGATCTCCATCAGCGCCACCAGGCCGTGCACCTCGGGCTCGTCGGGCGCCAGCCCGGCCAGGATCCGCCCCAGCCGCAGCGCGTCCTCGCAGAGCGCCGGGCGCATCCAGTCGTCGCCCGCCGTGGCCGAGTACCCTTCGTTGAAGATCAGGTAGATGACGCCGAGGACCGACGAGAGCCGCTCCTGCAGCTCGCCGCGCGGCGGCAGCTCGAAGGGGACCTTGGCCTCGGCCAGCGTCCGCTTGGCGCGCACGATCCGCTGCGCCAGCGTGGCGACGGGGACGAGGAACGCGCGCGCGATCTCCTCCGTCGTCAGGCCGCCCAGCAGGCGGAGGGTGAGGGCGACCCGCGCCTCCATCGCCAGCACGGGGTGGCAGCAGATGAACACCAGGCGCAGCAGATCGTCGCCCACGTGGTCGTCCAGCGAGGCGTCCAGGTCGGGGACGGCGCTCTCCTGCTGCTGCTCCAGCTCGTGCCCGAGCTGCGCGTGCTTGCGGTCCAGCAGCTTGTCGCGGCGGAAGCCGTCGATGGCGCGGCGCTTGGCGGTGGCCATCAGCCACGCGCCGGGGTTGTCGGGAACGCCCGTCTCCGGCCACCGCTCCAGCGCCGCGACCAGCGCGTCCTGCGCCAGGTCCTCCGCCGTCCCCACGTCGCCCGTCATCCGCGCCAGGCCGGCGATCAGTTTGGCGGACTCGATGCGCCAGACGGCGTCGATG
It includes:
- a CDS encoding 1-acyl-sn-glycerol-3-phosphate acyltransferase, which gives rise to MRSRFSPAALRTFELFFRPWQRRRIAATLVSGLPRALPAEVPLVLAAQHVSWWDAFTLREVHRILRPGAPIYSLMAERELRRFPLFALIGAFGMDPARPASVLHAVRWLAARVRERPDATVIFFPQGRIWPSHRRPLGFRRGIEVFARRLGPCAVLPVALHHEPLNAPAPTVVVSAGAPVMADGEIDHRAIESAVEAESDRILDFLSRHGEDAPRRWPGPFERLESPSVPIQSPAVR
- a CDS encoding glycosyltransferase — its product is MTVLTILDAASAALLAGTLIVALANLLSAPRLERAGEPRATPLVSILVPARDEAANLRAHLPLLLASDYPRLEVIVLDDGSGDDTAAVAQSFARGDARLRVVRGADLPPGWLGKCWACAQLAREARGDVLLFCDADVAAGPRAVARTVAAMERHDATVVTAIPRHRLETWAEAAVVPLVAQLPVAATLPLALVPRVPAPSLSMANGQWLAFKRDAYAWAGGHASVRGEVLEDVHLGRAAKRAGLRLVATVAASDLSVRMYSGWREVRAGFGKNLYALFGARPLPFVTGVCVVLLAAVYPWMAAVRGSTAALGLLGMLLAVRASGAILFRQRWTTVALHPLGVLLALGIAIDSYRTRGRITWRGRTVRVGAMERGGMKGKSQVLSPKS
- the idi gene encoding isopentenyl-diphosphate Delta-isomerase; the protein is MVDARETVVLVDEHDREVGLAPKLDAHVSGALHRAFSVFVLNARGEVLLQRRADGKYHCGGLWTNTCCGHPRPGEPVAAAARRRLREEMGFDCVLASAGAFVYRADVGGGLREHEYDHVFIGRHDLAPAPDAEEASDWRWQSPDSALAEAEAHPERFTPWFALALRKLIERRGGDLAA
- a CDS encoding NAD-dependent epimerase/dehydratase family protein, which translates into the protein MNVLLFGATGMVGQGALRECLLDPGVGRVVAVGRRATGQQHEKLRDLVVRDIGDLSAVEGQLAGFDTCIFAVGVTSAGMDEADYTRLTYDLTLAVAGTLARLNPAMTFIYVSGTGADSSEQGRVMWARVRGKTENALMKMPFEAVYIFRPAVIIALHGITSSTRMYRVLYAVLRPLLPVLKRVIPSKVTTTEQMGRALLAVARRGYPTPILESRDIIVVATGAG
- a CDS encoding RNA polymerase sigma factor; amino-acid sequence: MTTAAETHRAIDAVWRIESAKLIAGLARMTGDVGTAEDLAQDALVAALERWPETGVPDNPGAWLMATAKRRAIDGFRRDKLLDRKHAQLGHELEQQQESAVPDLDASLDDHVGDDLLRLVFICCHPVLAMEARVALTLRLLGGLTTEEIARAFLVPVATLAQRIVRAKRTLAEAKVPFELPPRGELQERLSSVLGVIYLIFNEGYSATAGDDWMRPALCEDALRLGRILAGLAPDEPEVHGLVALMEIQASRLRARIGPGGQPVLLLDQDRSRWDRLLIGRGLAALERAEALGGALGPYALQAAIAACHARARTAADTDWARIAALYGALSRLAPSPVVELNRAVSLAMAFGPAAGLAVVDTLVDDPTLKSYHLLPSVRGDFLFKLGRLDEAKAEFERAASLTQNKREQDLLLGRAAACVAGPGDGKAEGDSDGGAGAN